CCGAACAAGAAAGCACAGTAATTAAAGGTAATAACAAGACAATAATCAAGCATGCTTCCCACCGTAATGAAGGTATACTATGTACATATATTCTTTAAATATAGGGAAACTGAATGGGCAAAAGAGGAACCTTTCACGAAACCAAGCCTCTCGAATTGAACAATTCTCCAAGTTTGATCTCCAAAGAATAATCAAGCACGTTGGGTCTTTGAGTGGATAGACCTTGAGAAACTTGCTTCATACTGGGACGAGACTCCGGTCTATAACTTAGGCATGAGAATGCTAGATCTAGGAAAGAGATCAAATCAACCATTATTTCATCTCTGGGATATGGAATACGCTGGTCCAATATCTCCTTGAGCTGCATATGATAAACATTACGAATGGATGATATGAGATCCCCTGGATGTCTTCCCATGATTAACTCCAGGGCTACGACTCCAAAACTGTAGACATCGCACTTCTCATTTATTGCCATGGTGTACGCAAGCTCTGCCacgagaagaaagatggattTATGAAAAAGCTTTGGTTGACATTCATCAAGGGTATGATTGGAAGTTGCAAACATTGCCTCACAATTATTTCGGGGAGAGTACTTACCTGGAGCAGCATATCCAAATGTTCCGGCAAATGAAGTCCAGTTTGATGAATCCAGTTTCATAAATCTTGCCGTCCCAAAGTCCGAGACATGGGCCTCGTAATCCACATCGAGAAGTATATTTTTGCTTGAAATGTCACGGTGAATTATGGGTGGAAAACAATCATGGTGCAGGTAGCATAGTGCATCTGCCACACCTCTCGCAACATTCCTACGCTCAAGCCACCCAAATCCTGCTGCAATCTCATGATCGGTCAATAAACCTTCTAAGCTCCCAGCTTCCAAGTACTCGTACACAAGAAATGAGTGCCTTGACGATGAGCAAAATCCATAGAGTTTGACAATGTTACGGTGTCGGATCTCTATCAAAGCACGAACTTCGCTCTTAAAAGCCTTCCTCCTAGATATCTCTGTCGCTGGAGAGGTATGAACAAACATTAtcattaaattttgaattttgcaACATTAAATTGGATATCAGAGAGTTTTTATTTTGAGAACCCACCTGTAGTGCCAACTATGTCGTGTGGTGAAACATGGAGTTTCTTCACTGCAACAATTTGATCGCTCGACAATCTTGCCTTGTAAACACTCCCATATGCTCCACAGCCAATGCAATACTTAGAGTCGAATCCCTCAGTGGCTTCGATGATGTTCTCGTATACTAATCTTCCGTCGTAGCTCCATATTGACAGCAAATTGCCATTGGTGGAGACCAACTCATTCTCCGCATTTCTTTTGGTCCGGAAATTCATACCATACAAAAGTCCAAAAATGATGAtaaaaagaagcaagagaCCAATTGTAGGGAGCAAAATCACCAACAATTTTTTGTCACCCTTTTCACTACGACCATTAGCATGATTCTTCAAAGGACATGGCTTAAGACCCACAATTTCTCCACATAAGCCTTTATTACCTCTTACAGTATCGATTGAGGCATTACGGAAGGCTGTGCTATTGGGTATCGGACCCTCCAATTGGTTATAGGACACATTAACTGTTGTCAAACTTTCCATATTATTGAAAGTTGATGGAATATCACCTGAGAACATGTTGTGTGAGAGATTGAGGGTCTCTAAATTTCGCAAGTGCCCGAGCTGCTCAGGTAATTCTCCAGTAAGGGAATTTCCACTTAGATCGAGGCTTCGTAGAGATTGTAGTTTCCCTATCTCAACAGGGATACTGTCATGCAATTCATTGCCACTTAAGTTCAAGGACCGCATGTCAATGCAGTTGGCCAGTTGCTTAGGGATGGAGCCCACCAGCCTATTCTCAGAGAGGCTAAAACTTTGTAAAGTCGAAATTGTCCCAACCTCAGGAGGAATGCTCCCCGTGAGTTTGTTATAATCCAGCGAAAGCCCAAGCAGGGACTGCAGATTTGCAAGTTCCCTTTCTATTCCCCCTGAAAGGTGATTTCTTGAAAGGTCAAGGACTTTAAGCTTTTTCATATTTCCAAGCTCAAGCGGTAAAGTTCCTGAAATATTGTTGTTGGAGATCCGCAGGAGTGTCAAATTGTTGTACAGCCCAAATTTCGCAGGCAACTTTCCATGGAGTTCATTATAACTCAAATCAAGATAAACTAGATTGGGGTATATGCCGACAGCATGTGATATGTCTCCAGTGAGTTGGTTGTTTTCGAGCCTGACTCTAGAAAGAGTTGAACAATTCTTCATGCTTCGGGGAATGGGGCCAGTGAAGAAGTTAGAATGGCCAATAATTCTTTCAAGTGCACCACCACGACATACGCCAGGGGGTAGATTGCCTACAAAGTGATTATTAGGCAGCTGCAAAATCCTCACCCGTGTGAGATTGTTCATCTCAACGGGAAGAGAGCCACTTAATTGATTTAGGCTCAAATCCAATATCGTCAGTTTGCTCAAGTTGCCCATGGGGGAAGGAATTGGGCCAGACAGTCTGTTTCCTCCAAGAAACAGTACATCTAAACTGCCCAACTTTCTGATTGAATCTGGAATGGCACCTGTAATTTTGTTAATGTGTGAAGAGTTAGTGAGTGAGGGGATTCAAATTGGCCCGACGTCATGTGAAATATGACCAGAAAGCTTAATGCACAAAATCAAAACGGCTAAGAAAGTGCAAATTTGTCAAGCTACCCGTTAGATTATTCTGATGAAGTTGCAGGTGCATCAGCCTTGGCATGTTCCCGATTTCTTGGGGTATGGCGCCAGAG
The sequence above is drawn from the Punica granatum isolate Tunisia-2019 chromosome 5, ASM765513v2, whole genome shotgun sequence genome and encodes:
- the LOC116207156 gene encoding MDIS1-interacting receptor like kinase 2-like gives rise to the protein MAPLTILLRVILALIFVLETSPHLPFGDSTRTTNSHGTGSNRTVGGEMVALLKWRSSLGRQGRSLLSSWDPSVPTCRWMGISCDSYERMVSLNLSYYNLDGTLQNLNFSSFPDLTTLVLVSTSLSGTIPPDIENLSKLNYLDLSSNNLSGNILSSIANIANLSHVDFMNNSLDGTLPKEYAAFRSLTFLQLSYNSISGSIPGSVGNLTSLTGLYLNHNELSGPIPPEVWVLTSLRDLYLSDNQLTGTIPPEVGKLTSLQRLVLNDNQLTGTIPSSIGNLSSLWYFLLLNNELVGSIPQEIGKLSSLTQLDLSSNRLSGSIPDTIGNLSNFEFLYLYKNNLSGAIPQEIGNMPRLMHLQLHQNNLTGAIPDSIRKLGSLDVLFLGGNRLSGPIPSPMGNLSKLTILDLSLNQLSGSLPVEMNNLTRVRILQLPNNHFVGNLPPGVCRGGALERIIGHSNFFTGPIPRSMKNCSTLSRVRLENNQLTGDISHAVGIYPNLVYLDLSYNELHGKLPAKFGLYNNLTLLRISNNNISGTLPLELGNMKKLKVLDLSRNHLSGGIERELANLQSLLGLSLDYNKLTGSIPPEVGTISTLQSFSLSENRLVGSIPKQLANCIDMRSLNLSGNELHDSIPVEIGKLQSLRSLDLSGNSLTGELPEQLGHLRNLETLNLSHNMFSGDIPSTFNNMESLTTVNVSYNQLEGPIPNSTAFRNASIDTVRGNKGLCGEIVGLKPCPLKNHANGRSEKGDKKLLVILLPTIGLLLLFIIIFGLLYGMNFRTKRNAENELVSTNGNLLSIWSYDGRLVYENIIEATEGFDSKYCIGCGAYGSVYKARLSSDQIVAVKKLHVSPHDIVGTTATEISRRKAFKSEVRALIEIRHRNIVKLYGFCSSSRHSFLVYEYLEAGSLEGLLTDHEIAAGFGWLERRNVARGVADALCYLHHDCFPPIIHRDISSKNILLDVDYEAHVSDFGTARFMKLDSSNWTSFAGTFGYAAPELAYTMAINEKCDVYSFGVVALELIMGRHPGDLISSIRNVYHMQLKEILDQRIPYPRDEIMVDLISFLDLAFSCLSYRPESRPSMKQVSQGLSTQRPNVLDYSLEIKLGELFNSRGLVS